Proteins encoded within one genomic window of Gadus chalcogrammus isolate NIFS_2021 chromosome 6, NIFS_Gcha_1.0, whole genome shotgun sequence:
- the chfr gene encoding LOW QUALITY PROTEIN: E3 ubiquitin-protein ligase CHFR (The sequence of the model RefSeq protein was modified relative to this genomic sequence to represent the inferred CDS: deleted 1 base in 1 codon), with translation MNVKMEGRGTGLPWGKLVYLKVGSCESEVLLIKKQYTIGRRKGCDLSFPANKLVSGEHCKIVQYENSGMVWLEDMSTNGTVINMSKLVKKQLHMVQNGDVIHFVYRKNEPEQNIAYVYHSIKPELGVSQDACGAVSRGGVVAPGGFHARAASPSDLCLSVEPVLLSSAPRDLSREDPQPSTSAALLHIEGSAGPAAPARVTPPHGASPAHGLSAVTVPSQDNTDAMEPERKRRKTTNDTALPHTSSSAPSGPGPAPSGPALGLLRDLLGRKAPAPAAEAKTDKMEDSLTCIICQDLLHDCVSLQPCMHTFCSACYSGWMERSSLCPTCRCPVERIRKNHILNNLVEAYLIQHPEKCRSEEDLKGMDSRNKITQDMLQPKVDRSLSDEEGSSDYLFEFSDNDSDWSDNSQPFVVCRQCPGYRKEGAQDPFTTGSSVSVYPRSATLLGPGPLPPLGAAAAAAAAAAAAGAAGPEPKEEGGGKPAAEQPSTSADGPADPVQEYRCSPQGSHVICSCCLQAMPDRRSEPGSQQHAVQQCGVCQRPFCHMYWGCERIGCQGCLVRFSGVNLTNKCLDGVLNSNNYESEILQNYLSSRGMSWRDVLQQGLQALEQGAFQLSDYRISGSTVLCYCCGQRTFKELAYRFRQNIPASELPAAVTARPDCYWGRNCRTQVKAHHAVKFNHICEQTRFKN, from the exons ATG AATGTGAAGATGGAGGGTCGAGGAACGGGTCTACCATGGGGAAAACTGGTG TATTTGAAAGTCGGCTCCTGTGAATCTGAAGTTCTGCTAATCAAAAAGCAGTACACGATTGGCCGGAgaaaag GATGTGATTTATCCTTCCCTGCCAACAAGCTGGTCTCAGGGGAACACTGCAAAATTGTACAATATGAGAACTCAGGGATGGTGTGGCTGGAAGACATGAG CACCAATGGCACTGTGATCAACATGTCTAAACTGGTCAAGAAGCAGTTACACATGGTGCAGAATGGAGATGTCATCCACTTTGTGTACCGGAAGAACGAGCCAGAGCAAA ACATTGCTTACGTCTACCACTCCATAAAGCCGGAGCTGGGTGTTTCGCAGGATGCGTGTG GTGCTGTATCCCGAGGTGGCGTCGTGGCGCCGGGGGGCTTCCACGCCCGCGCTGCCTCCCCCTCAGACCTCTGTCTCTCCGTGGAGCCCGTGTTGCTGAGCAGTGCCCCGCGGGATCTGTCCCGGGAGGACCCGcagccctccacctccgccgccCTCCTGCACATCGAGGGCTCCGCCGGCCCCGCCGCCCCGGCCAGGGTCACCCCACCCCACGGGGCCTCCCCTGCCCACG GGCTATCGGCCGTCACAGTCCCCTCGCAGGACAACACAGACGCCATGGAGCcagagaggaaaaggaggaagacCACTAACG ataCGGCCCTCCCCCACACTTCAAGCTCCGCCCCCAGcggccctggccccgcccccagtgGCCCCGCCCTGGGCCTCCTGCGGGACCTCCTTGGCAGGAAGGCCCCGGCCCCGGCAGCGGAGGCCAAGACGGACAAGATGGAGGACTCCCTGACCTGCATCATCTGCCAGGACCTTCTGCACGACTGTGTCAG CCTGCAGCCCTGCATGCACACGTTCTGCTCCGCCTGCTACTCCGGCTGGATGGAGCGCTCCTCGCTTTGTCCCACCTGCCGCTGCCCCGTGGAGAGGATCCGCAAGAACCACATCCTCAACAACCTGGTGGAGGCCTACCTCATCCAGCACCCAG AGAAGTGCCGTAGCGAGGAGGACCTGAAGGGAATGGACAGCCGTAACAAGATAACTCAGGACATGCTGCAGCCCAAGGTGGATCGGTCTCTCTCCGACGAGGAGGGCAGCTCGGATTATCTGTTTGAGTTCTCAGACAACGACAGCGATTGGTCGGACAACAG CCAGCCGTTTGTGGTGTGCAGACAGTGTCCGGGGTACAGGAAGGAGGGGGCTCAGGACCCGTTCACCACGGGCTCCAGCGTCTCGGTGTACCCCCGGTCAGCCACTCTCCTCGGCCCCGGCCCGCTGCCACCgctgggggcggcggcggcggcggcggcggcggcggcagcagccgGAGCAGCCGGGCCGGAGCccaaggaggagggaggagggaagccAGCCGCAGAGCAGCCCTCCACCTCTGCAGACGGCCCCGCCG ACCCAGTCCAGGAGTACCGCTGCTCCCCACAAGGCTCCCATGTCATCTGCTCCTGCTGCCTGCAGGCCATGCCCGACCGACGCTCCGAGCCAGGGAGCCAGCAGCACGCTGTCCAGCAAT GTGGAGTCTGCCAGAGGCCTTTCTGTCACATGTACTGGGGCTGTGAGAGGATTGGCTGCCAGGGCTGCCTGGTCCGCTTCAGTG GGGTCAATCTCACAAACAAGTGCCTGGATGGAGTGCTCAACAGCAATAACTACGAGTCCGAAATCCTCCAG AACTACCTGAGCTCCAGAGGCATGTCCTGGAGGGATGTGCTCCAGCAGGGACTGCAGGCCTTGGAGCAGGGAGCCTTCCAACTGTCTG ACTACCGCATTTCTGGCAGCACAGTGCTGTGCTACTGCTGCGGCCAGCGCACCTTCAAGGAACTGGCCTACAGGTTCAGGCAGAACATCCCAGCATCTGAGCTGCCAG CTGCTGTTACAGCTCGTCCTGACTGCTACTGGGGTCGTAACTGCCGCACCCAGGTCAAGGCACATCATGCAGT GAAATTCAATCACATATGTGAGCAGACTCGCTTCAAGAACTGA